From Deltaproteobacteria bacterium, the proteins below share one genomic window:
- a CDS encoding tetratricopeptide repeat protein, which produces MTSPSNTSVKSLRMAVMLIFLAALPLCLYFSTQNNGFVDFDDDVYVTANPVTLKGLSGEGLSAALGFPDFSYWQPVALLSHQADVSLFGPNPRPMHLVNALLHAVNTLLLFALLYTMTGAFWRSAFVGALFAAHPVNADTVAWISERKNLLAVFFWFSAILSYAWYVKKPEVARMIPVILLAALALGSKPVAVTLPFTLLLLDFWPLNRLSGNFWKRVAEKIPLFVLTCAAIALGLFSSASFNSEISGSWPLWPRLAHVPVAFARYLEMAFWPQGLCAFHPFPKSVGFFQATGALVLLASLICLAWKTRHRMPYLFFGIFWFLGTLVPSSGLVMAGHWASVAERYAYAPYAGLFVAVVWGAAHLAGGFGRKGLIGVGAAGFVMILFLGYLANAQSGYWKGSETLFSRCVALYPNTNYFALTRLGAVYAKKGGTKNQAEAERLFSRALAAGPDFALAETRTRMGGLLMAQGRTDEAIAHLVAARTIAPRYVPALTGLGAAYLEAGKIPQAEKAAQAALAENPDSVEALILAGLIHGRKSACKPALSLFEKAARLDPNNPDAAFHYAASLGAFGKLKESADEFRRTLALDPDYPEAQAGLAGIETRRGELKDASQAYLKAVSLNPEDFALKVNLAQVLLSTGRSNEAISHFKAALSINPGFAPARLGLADALSASGKSREAVGEYEKILASAPDDMAALYGLAKTLEKSGCLAKAAFYYEKALLIRPGWDAVKRLLEGIKGKPDRPGADCP; this is translated from the coding sequence GTGACCAGCCCGTCAAACACGTCGGTTAAAAGCCTCCGCATGGCAGTCATGCTCATTTTCCTGGCGGCCCTGCCCTTGTGCCTCTATTTTTCCACCCAAAACAACGGGTTCGTTGATTTCGACGACGATGTTTACGTCACTGCCAATCCTGTAACCTTGAAGGGTCTTTCGGGCGAGGGGCTTTCAGCGGCCCTGGGTTTTCCCGATTTTTCCTACTGGCAGCCAGTAGCCCTTTTGTCCCATCAGGCGGACGTGAGCCTTTTCGGGCCGAACCCCCGCCCCATGCACCTTGTAAACGCCCTTTTGCACGCTGTAAACACCCTCTTGCTCTTCGCCCTTCTTTACACGATGACGGGGGCTTTCTGGCGAAGCGCATTTGTGGGGGCCCTTTTCGCGGCTCACCCGGTAAACGCGGACACCGTGGCCTGGATTTCCGAGCGCAAGAACCTCCTGGCGGTGTTTTTCTGGTTTTCGGCCATCCTGTCCTACGCTTGGTACGTCAAAAAGCCTGAAGTCGCGCGCATGATTCCGGTGATCCTTCTGGCGGCCCTGGCCCTTGGCTCCAAGCCAGTGGCGGTCACCCTGCCCTTCACCCTTCTCCTGCTGGATTTCTGGCCCTTGAACCGCCTTTCCGGCAATTTTTGGAAGCGGGTGGCGGAAAAAATCCCCCTGTTCGTATTGACCTGCGCGGCGATAGCCCTTGGGCTTTTTTCCAGCGCCTCCTTCAACTCCGAAATTTCCGGCTCCTGGCCCCTCTGGCCGAGGCTCGCCCACGTCCCCGTAGCATTTGCGCGCTACCTTGAAATGGCCTTCTGGCCCCAAGGCCTGTGCGCCTTTCATCCCTTTCCCAAGTCCGTGGGCTTTTTTCAGGCCACAGGAGCGCTTGTGCTTCTGGCGTCCCTCATCTGTCTGGCCTGGAAGACCCGGCATCGAATGCCCTATCTCTTTTTCGGGATTTTCTGGTTTCTGGGAACCCTGGTCCCCTCAAGCGGCCTTGTGATGGCCGGCCACTGGGCCTCCGTGGCCGAACGCTACGCCTACGCGCCCTACGCGGGGCTTTTCGTGGCCGTGGTCTGGGGGGCGGCGCACCTTGCGGGCGGCTTCGGCAGAAAGGGACTGATCGGGGTCGGCGCAGCGGGTTTTGTCATGATCCTGTTTCTGGGGTATCTGGCAAACGCCCAGTCCGGGTACTGGAAGGGCTCGGAGACCCTTTTTTCGAGGTGCGTTGCGCTTTATCCCAACACGAACTACTTCGCCCTCACCCGCCTTGGGGCGGTTTACGCAAAAAAGGGCGGGACGAAAAACCAGGCCGAGGCGGAAAGGCTCTTTTCCCGCGCCCTGGCCGCAGGCCCGGACTTCGCCCTGGCGGAAACCCGCACCCGGATGGGAGGTCTCCTTATGGCCCAGGGCAGGACCGATGAGGCCATTGCTCATCTTGTGGCCGCCCGAACCATCGCGCCCCGTTACGTTCCCGCCCTCACGGGCCTGGGAGCGGCGTACCTTGAGGCGGGAAAAATCCCCCAGGCGGAAAAGGCCGCTCAGGCGGCCCTGGCGGAAAACCCGGATTCGGTGGAAGCCCTGATCCTTGCGGGCCTCATCCACGGGAGGAAATCCGCCTGCAAGCCAGCCCTGTCGCTTTTCGAAAAGGCCGCGCGCCTTGATCCGAATAACCCGGACGCGGCCTTTCATTACGCGGCAAGCCTGGGAGCCTTTGGAAAACTGAAGGAATCTGCGGACGAATTTAGAAGGACGCTCGCTCTGGACCCCGATTACCCGGAGGCCCAGGCAGGTCTTGCCGGAATCGAGACCCGGCGGGGGGAGCTTAAGGACGCCTCCCAAGCCTATTTAAAGGCCGTTTCCCTCAACCCGGAAGACTTCGCCCTAAAGGTCAATCTGGCCCAGGTCCTGCTTTCGACGGGCCGTTCCAACGAGGCCATAAGCCACTTCAAGGCCGCGCTTTCCATCAATCCGGGCTTCGCTCCGGCGCGTCTCGGCCTTGCCGACGCCCTCTCCGCCTCAGGAAAGAGCCGGGAGGCGGTTGGCGAGTATGAAAAAATCCTCGCGTCCGCCCCGGATGACATGGCTGCCCTTTACGGCCTTGCAAAAACCCTTGAAAAATCGGGATGCCTTGCCAAGGCCGCTTTTTATTACGAAAAGGCCCTTCTGATCAGACCAGGATGGGACGCGGTGAAAAGGCTGCTTGAAGGGATTAAGGGAAAGCCTGACAGGCCGGGGGCAGATTGCCCTTGA
- a CDS encoding TolC family protein — MAALAESVALTDLLTYAFDHNPLILSKKAALDEARRNVAVAGAWNDPQLSLGFWPGAWSDSGDQKWTAAINQAVPLPGKTAAARRAAQAAALSGRIAVDAAVRDMVTAVTTSFHELDYLRGAQELARQNQAALESMAALAGSAYAGNRAALVDVMKAKSQTAQAALDLVYLMESEKTELARLNALLDRPPEAPLGALLAAPAEPVAYTLSEIYCLARANNYEILMARAEISAARAEYDMARYETYPETMLGLMVENTEPGDGMAEPDNMVGLELGLSLPVWGAKNSGRRKAALAAVDKVLANERGMTNDTFSMIRETWFKMENARRLVGLYRESLIPQAARSMETARSWYRQGLGSLSDAVEIESSWYSFRLALLRAEADHAQNLARLEGLAGARLTVKDVPEPCAEKGAQ; from the coding sequence ATGGCGGCCCTTGCCGAATCTGTAGCCCTCACAGATCTTCTAACCTATGCCTTTGATCATAATCCTCTAATTCTCTCCAAAAAAGCGGCCCTTGACGAGGCCCGGCGGAACGTGGCCGTGGCCGGGGCCTGGAACGATCCTCAGTTGTCCCTTGGTTTCTGGCCGGGCGCGTGGAGCGACTCCGGCGATCAGAAATGGACGGCGGCAATCAACCAGGCCGTCCCCCTTCCGGGAAAAACCGCCGCCGCAAGAAGGGCCGCACAGGCCGCCGCGCTTTCTGGCCGGATCGCCGTCGACGCAGCAGTACGGGACATGGTCACCGCCGTCACCACAAGTTTTCATGAACTTGACTACCTCAGGGGCGCGCAGGAGCTGGCCCGGCAGAATCAGGCCGCCCTGGAATCGATGGCCGCGCTTGCCGGGTCGGCCTACGCTGGAAACCGGGCCGCCCTGGTGGACGTGATGAAGGCCAAAAGCCAGACCGCCCAGGCGGCCCTGGACCTTGTCTATCTTATGGAATCGGAAAAAACCGAGCTTGCGCGGCTGAACGCCCTTCTGGACAGGCCGCCGGAAGCCCCGTTGGGCGCTCTCCTGGCAGCTCCCGCCGAACCTGTCGCCTACACCCTTTCGGAAATCTACTGCCTCGCCCGCGCCAACAACTACGAAATTCTGATGGCCCGCGCCGAAATATCGGCGGCCCGCGCCGAATATGACATGGCCCGTTACGAGACCTATCCCGAAACCATGCTGGGCCTCATGGTGGAAAACACCGAGCCCGGCGACGGCATGGCCGAACCGGATAACATGGTGGGGCTGGAGCTTGGGCTTAGTCTTCCCGTGTGGGGCGCGAAAAATTCCGGGCGCAGGAAAGCGGCCCTGGCGGCTGTGGATAAGGTCCTGGCCAACGAGCGCGGCATGACGAACGATACCTTTTCCATGATCCGTGAAACCTGGTTTAAAATGGAAAACGCCAGGCGTCTTGTCGGGCTCTACCGGGAAAGCCTCATCCCCCAGGCGGCCCGGTCCATGGAAACAGCCCGCTCCTGGTACCGGCAGGGGTTGGGAAGTTTATCGGACGCGGTCGAAATCGAATCGTCCTGGTATTCTTTCCGGCTCGCCCTTTTACGGGCCGAAGCCGACCATGCCCAAAATCTCGCCCGCCTGGAGGGGCTCGCGGGAGCGAGACTCACGGTGAAGGATGTCCCGGAGCCCTGCGCGGAAAAGGGGGCGCAATGA
- a CDS encoding inositol monophosphatase codes for MEIDAIRRTAVAAAYEAGRILTDRFGRMHTVRKKGGIDLVTEADTASEAAIVETIRFAFPGHSILAEEEGEIGAPSQYSWIVDPLDGTTNYAHHLPIFSVSIAFTSEGDTLFGLVFNPITQELFIAEKGRGATLNGRAISVSRNDTLNESLLVTGFPYDLSERLPSLIDKLSRCVGAAQGVRRLGSAALDLCFVACGRFDGFWEESLKPWDTAAGALILTEAGGHVTDFAQAGWNPFKQEILATNGLIHDELAAVIAGG; via the coding sequence ATGGAGATAGACGCCATAAGGCGCACGGCGGTTGCAGCGGCCTACGAGGCCGGACGGATTCTCACGGACCGCTTCGGCAGGATGCACACGGTGCGGAAAAAGGGCGGCATAGACCTTGTGACCGAGGCGGACACTGCCTCGGAGGCGGCAATCGTGGAAACCATCCGTTTCGCCTTTCCCGGCCATTCCATACTGGCCGAGGAGGAGGGCGAGATAGGGGCCCCAAGCCAGTATTCCTGGATAGTGGACCCCCTGGACGGCACCACCAACTACGCCCACCACCTGCCCATATTTTCGGTTTCCATAGCCTTCACCTCGGAGGGCGACACCCTTTTCGGGCTGGTTTTCAACCCCATAACCCAGGAGCTTTTCATAGCCGAAAAAGGCAGGGGAGCGACCCTTAACGGACGCGCAATATCGGTTTCCCGCAACGACACCTTAAACGAAAGCCTTCTGGTGACGGGTTTTCCCTACGACCTTTCGGAACGCCTGCCCTCTCTCATCGACAAGCTGTCCCGTTGCGTGGGCGCGGCCCAGGGGGTCCGGCGGCTTGGTTCGGCGGCCCTGGACCTTTGTTTTGTGGCCTGCGGGCGTTTTGACGGATTCTGGGAGGAAAGCCTGAAACCCTGGGACACGGCGGCGGGGGCGCTCATTTTAACCGAGGCTGGCGGCCACGTCACGGACTTCGCCCAGGCTGGCTGGAACCCCTTCAAGCAGGAGATTCTCGCCACCAACGGCCTTATCCACGATGAGCTTGCGGCTGTTATAGCGGGGGGATGA
- the lon gene encoding endopeptidase La, whose protein sequence is MAKPDTDDLVGLLEDEDAHEAIPTTLPLLPVRDVVIFTHMILPLFVTRDKSVRAVDAAMNKDRYIFLATQMDASQEDPSFDQIYKVGAVGRVLRVLKLPDGRVKILVQATAKARILSFVHKKSLFRVKIEKLVEEEFSENLELTALMRNVREQCEKILSMRGELSDDVTTILKSIDHPGRLADLVASNLNLKIEEAQSVFELSDPVARLNRVNELLIREVELSSMQARIQENVRDEISKSQKDYFLREQMRAIKGELGEGDERAQEADDYLKRIKKARMPKEAETEAVKQLKRLEQMHPESAEAPVVRSYLDWLVEIPWSVSTKDAIDIKKAQKVLDADHFGLDKIKERILEYLAVRKLNPSMKGPILCFVGPPGVGKTSLGQSIAKAMDRKFFRMSLGGIRDEAEIRGHRRTYIGALPGRIIQGLKTCGANNPVFMMDEIDKVGTDFRGDPTSALLEALDPEQNNAFSDHYINLPFDLSRVMFITTANITDTIPYALLDRMEIINLSGYTEDEKLAISQKYLIGRQIRENGLKEKDITIADSAIKKMATEYTSESGLRNLEREIGTLCRKVSRKIAEGEKGPFSITGKNLEKYLGLPKFFPEMDQDTPQVGLATGLAWTYAGGEALYVEATVMRGKGELVLTGQLGEVMQESARAAVSYTRAYAEKLKIDPDIFESYDLHIHVPAGAIPKDGPSAGVAMAVAMISAFTQRPVKNDVAMTGEITIRGRILPIGGLKEKSIGALRAGIKTLIMPEKNRKELSELPPEVRKKMVFMPVSRMDEVLPMVLLPPLAKKLPHPPRKKGGDGDGRK, encoded by the coding sequence ATGGCGAAACCCGATACAGACGATCTGGTGGGACTTCTGGAAGACGAAGACGCCCACGAAGCTATTCCCACCACCCTGCCCCTCCTGCCAGTAAGGGACGTGGTGATCTTCACCCATATGATCCTCCCCCTTTTCGTGACCCGGGACAAGTCCGTGAGGGCCGTGGACGCGGCCATGAACAAGGACCGCTACATCTTTCTGGCCACCCAGATGGACGCGTCCCAGGAAGACCCCTCCTTTGACCAGATATACAAGGTGGGGGCCGTTGGGAGGGTGCTCCGGGTGCTGAAGCTGCCGGACGGCAGGGTGAAGATACTGGTTCAGGCCACCGCCAAGGCGAGGATTCTTTCCTTTGTCCACAAAAAGAGCCTGTTTCGGGTGAAGATCGAAAAGCTCGTGGAGGAGGAGTTTTCCGAAAACCTGGAACTCACCGCCCTCATGAGAAACGTCCGGGAGCAGTGCGAGAAGATTCTTTCCATGCGCGGCGAGCTTTCGGACGACGTGACCACAATTTTGAAGAGCATAGACCATCCGGGCCGACTGGCCGACCTGGTGGCGTCCAACTTGAATCTCAAGATCGAGGAGGCCCAGTCGGTTTTCGAGTTATCCGACCCCGTGGCCCGGCTCAACCGGGTGAACGAGCTTCTGATCCGGGAGGTGGAGTTGAGCTCCATGCAGGCCCGCATCCAGGAAAACGTCCGGGACGAGATAAGCAAGAGCCAGAAGGATTATTTTCTGCGGGAGCAGATGCGGGCCATAAAGGGCGAACTGGGGGAAGGCGACGAGCGGGCCCAGGAGGCCGACGACTACCTGAAACGCATCAAAAAGGCCAGGATGCCCAAGGAGGCCGAAACCGAGGCCGTGAAGCAGCTTAAGCGCCTGGAGCAGATGCATCCCGAATCCGCCGAGGCCCCGGTGGTGCGCTCCTACCTGGACTGGCTGGTGGAAATCCCCTGGTCCGTCTCCACAAAAGACGCCATCGACATCAAAAAGGCCCAGAAGGTTCTGGACGCGGACCATTTCGGCCTGGACAAGATCAAGGAGCGCATCCTGGAATACCTTGCCGTGCGCAAGCTGAACCCTTCCATGAAGGGCCCCATCCTCTGCTTCGTTGGCCCTCCGGGCGTGGGAAAAACCAGCCTGGGCCAATCCATAGCAAAAGCCATGGACCGCAAGTTTTTCAGGATGTCCCTGGGCGGGATAAGGGACGAGGCCGAAATTCGGGGGCACCGCCGCACCTACATAGGCGCGCTTCCGGGCCGCATAATCCAGGGTCTCAAAACCTGCGGGGCCAACAACCCGGTTTTCATGATGGATGAAATCGACAAGGTGGGAACCGATTTCCGGGGCGACCCCACATCGGCCCTGCTTGAAGCCCTGGACCCGGAGCAGAACAACGCCTTTTCGGATCACTACATCAACCTGCCCTTCGATCTTTCCAGGGTGATGTTCATCACCACGGCCAACATCACGGACACCATCCCCTACGCTCTTCTGGACCGGATGGAGATAATCAACCTTTCGGGCTACACCGAAGACGAAAAACTGGCCATCTCGCAAAAATACCTCATAGGCCGCCAGATCAGGGAAAACGGCCTGAAGGAAAAGGACATCACCATAGCCGACAGCGCCATAAAGAAAATGGCCACCGAGTACACAAGCGAAAGCGGGCTTAGGAACCTTGAGCGCGAGATAGGGACCCTGTGCCGAAAGGTGAGCCGCAAGATCGCCGAGGGCGAGAAAGGGCCTTTTTCCATAACCGGCAAAAACCTGGAAAAATACCTGGGCCTTCCCAAGTTCTTTCCCGAAATGGACCAGGACACCCCCCAGGTGGGGCTGGCCACAGGTCTTGCCTGGACCTACGCGGGCGGGGAGGCCCTGTACGTTGAAGCCACGGTGATGCGTGGAAAGGGCGAGCTGGTGCTTACCGGCCAGTTGGGGGAGGTAATGCAGGAATCCGCCAGGGCCGCCGTGAGCTACACCAGGGCCTACGCGGAAAAGCTCAAGATCGACCCGGACATCTTCGAGTCATACGATCTTCACATCCACGTGCCCGCCGGAGCCATTCCCAAGGACGGGCCGTCCGCCGGAGTGGCCATGGCCGTGGCCATGATCTCGGCCTTCACCCAAAGGCCGGTAAAAAACGACGTGGCCATGACGGGCGAAATTACCATCAGGGGCAGAATCCTTCCCATTGGGGGCCTGAAGGAAAAATCCATAGGAGCTCTCAGGGCCGGGATCAAGACCCTCATCATGCCGGAAAAAAACCGCAAGGAGCTTTCCGAGCTTCCCCCCGAAGTGCGCAAAAAAATGGTGTTCATGCCGGTCTCCCGCATGGATGAGGTTCTTCCAATGGTTCTTCTGCCGCCGCTGGCGAAAAAGCTCCCCCATCCGCCGCGCAAAAAGGGCGGCGACGGCGACGGCAGAAAGTGA
- the tsaB gene encoding tRNA (adenosine(37)-N6)-threonylcarbamoyltransferase complex dimerization subunit type 1 TsaB yields MLILGLDTTGRSFSVALLNDGEVLGEITENAARGQAGLVMDALERLFDLTGKKPSGLDGVAVTNGPGGFSGVRLGVSIAKGICMGAEKPAAAVSSLACLAFQAMEPVGAVWAVLDCLRNEVYAASYVFGPEGPVETSAASVMKPGELAESLSGPCVLVGDGAVKYAGLLTGDGKARLADESSHTIRASSVAILGSRLLPAAEPDSADLLGPLYLRLSDARLPEKPLC; encoded by the coding sequence ATGCTGATTCTTGGGCTTGACACCACCGGGCGGTCCTTTTCCGTGGCGCTTTTAAACGACGGCGAGGTCTTGGGCGAGATCACCGAAAACGCCGCAAGGGGGCAGGCGGGGCTTGTGATGGACGCCCTTGAAAGGCTCTTTGACCTTACCGGGAAAAAACCCTCCGGCCTGGACGGCGTGGCGGTGACCAATGGCCCCGGCGGCTTTTCCGGCGTGCGCCTGGGCGTTTCCATAGCCAAGGGAATCTGCATGGGCGCGGAAAAACCGGCGGCCGCAGTTTCGAGCCTCGCCTGCCTGGCCTTCCAGGCAATGGAGCCGGTGGGCGCCGTGTGGGCCGTGCTGGACTGCCTCAGAAACGAGGTCTACGCGGCCTCCTACGTTTTTGGCCCCGAAGGCCCGGTTGAAACAAGCGCGGCTTCCGTGATGAAACCAGGGGAACTGGCGGAAAGCCTGTCCGGCCCCTGTGTGCTGGTGGGCGACGGGGCCGTAAAATACGCGGGCCTTCTGACCGGCGATGGAAAGGCGCGGTTGGCGGACGAATCGAGCCACACCATAAGGGCCTCGTCAGTGGCCATCCTGGGAAGCCGCCTGCTTCCTGCTGCGGAACCGGATTCCGCCGACCTTCTGGGTCCGTTATATTTGAGGCTCTCTGACGCCCGGCTTCCCGAAAAGCCCCTTTGCTGA
- a CDS encoding prepilin peptidase, producing MINFLDFFLYAYTFLFGIVVGSFLNVAIHRLPRSRFMGSDDLVCPHCEKEILSIACPHCGKEIKDDDPRPSPSKAEGARSHCPKCGALIRWYDNIPLLSYMVLRGRCRDCRTRISWRYPLVELTAGLFAVAAFRHFGGSPAAAIYFCFLAALIVVSFIDLDFFRIPMIITIPGVAVGLLASGWLPEMGFMESLIGALTGAGGIYLLRRTYMLVRGGEGMGAGDGDLLAMVGAFLGWKGALLTLMAAAFIGMAAGLVLMAARKKGVKLRVPFGPFLASGAMIALFYGKPIIGWYMQFLTMP from the coding sequence ATGATAAACTTCCTGGACTTTTTTCTTTACGCCTACACCTTTCTTTTCGGGATAGTTGTGGGGAGCTTCCTGAACGTGGCCATCCACAGGCTTCCGCGCAGCCGCTTCATGGGCTCGGACGACCTTGTTTGCCCGCACTGCGAAAAGGAAATACTTTCCATTGCCTGCCCCCACTGCGGAAAAGAGATAAAGGACGACGACCCCCGGCCCTCGCCCTCAAAGGCCGAGGGGGCCCGTTCCCACTGCCCCAAATGCGGGGCGCTCATACGGTGGTACGACAACATCCCGCTTTTAAGCTACATGGTTCTCCGGGGCCGCTGCCGGGACTGCCGCACCCGCATCTCGTGGCGCTACCCCTTGGTGGAGCTTACGGCAGGTCTCTTTGCGGTGGCCGCGTTCCGGCATTTTGGCGGAAGCCCGGCAGCCGCCATCTATTTCTGCTTTCTGGCGGCCCTCATAGTGGTCAGCTTCATAGACCTCGATTTTTTCCGCATCCCCATGATAATCACCATTCCGGGCGTGGCCGTGGGGCTTCTGGCTTCGGGCTGGCTGCCGGAAATGGGCTTCATGGAATCTCTGATCGGAGCTCTTACCGGCGCGGGCGGAATCTACCTTCTGCGCCGGACCTACATGCTGGTGCGCGGAGGCGAGGGCATGGGCGCGGGCGACGGCGACCTTCTGGCCATGGTCGGCGCGTTCCTGGGCTGGAAGGGGGCTCTTCTCACCCTGATGGCTGCGGCCTTCATAGGCATGGCGGCGGGGCTTGTGCTCATGGCCGCCCGGAAAAAAGGCGTTAAGCTCAGGGTTCCGTTCGGGCCGTTTCTCGCCTCAGGGGCCATGATCGCGCTTTTTTACGGCAAGCCCATCATCGGATGGTACATGCAATTTTTAACCATGCCCTGA
- the pssA gene encoding CDP-diacylglycerol--serine O-phosphatidyltransferase yields MKKRRRPKSEERRRGIYLIPNLVTSLNMFCGFFAIIAALDGHYFKAAVAVIIAGVFDNMDGKIARATNTTSKFGVEYDSLCDLVSFGVAPAIIMYLWALQDFGRVGWLVAFLFMACGALRLARFNTQVGVVSSDHFVGLPIPAGAGMCMVTILMCYWLELSTDASPVPPQPVLILILMFVLAFLMVSNISYDSFKHKDLATKKRSFSTLSLALVLMVFIAYKPSLVLFIIGATYVLSGPLGVLRRRFFAPAMPPEQEKSPTPLA; encoded by the coding sequence ATGAAAAAAAGAAGACGCCCGAAGTCCGAAGAGCGGCGCAGGGGAATCTACCTCATTCCCAACCTCGTGACCTCGCTCAACATGTTCTGCGGCTTTTTCGCCATCATTGCGGCCCTTGACGGCCATTACTTCAAAGCCGCCGTCGCCGTGATAATTGCGGGAGTCTTCGACAACATGGACGGCAAGATCGCACGGGCCACCAACACGACCAGCAAGTTCGGCGTGGAGTACGACAGCCTTTGCGACCTGGTTTCCTTCGGCGTGGCCCCGGCGATAATAATGTACCTGTGGGCCCTGCAGGATTTCGGGCGCGTGGGCTGGCTCGTGGCCTTCCTGTTCATGGCCTGCGGAGCCTTGCGGCTGGCCCGCTTCAACACCCAGGTTGGGGTGGTGAGTTCCGACCACTTCGTGGGCCTCCCGATCCCTGCGGGCGCGGGCATGTGCATGGTAACGATATTGATGTGCTACTGGCTGGAACTTTCCACGGACGCCAGTCCCGTACCGCCCCAGCCGGTTCTCATTCTCATCCTCATGTTCGTGCTGGCCTTCTTGATGGTTTCCAACATCAGCTACGACAGTTTCAAACACAAAGACCTTGCGACGAAAAAAAGGAGCTTCTCCACCCTGTCATTGGCGCTGGTCCTTATGGTGTTTATAGCCTACAAGCCATCGCTGGTGCTCTTTATAATTGGCGCGACATACGTTCTTTCAGGCCCGCTGGGGGTATTGAGGCGCAGGTTCTTCGCGCCCGCCATGCCGCCGGAGCAGGAGAAGAGCCCGACTCCGCTTGCCTGA
- a CDS encoding phosphatidylserine decarboxylase family protein — protein MADNKETGNSEKYEWADPPASTPFPIAKDGYSYIAAAAFITLVLALLHLPFLAFLSLLTTVAVCLFFRDPDRLIPTDPGALVAAADGRIIFAGLVDENPFLPGQVLKISTFMSVANVHVNRFPVTATVEKVVYTPGDYMVASHPKASLENEHNAVYLKDENGKRLCVVQVAGLIARRIRSNVKPGDRLLRGQRFGLICFGSRVDLYLPPETRPTVNVGDVVRGGTSILAKI, from the coding sequence GTGGCGGACAACAAGGAAACAGGAAACAGCGAGAAATATGAATGGGCCGACCCACCGGCAAGCACGCCCTTTCCCATAGCGAAGGACGGTTACTCGTATATAGCGGCGGCGGCCTTCATCACCCTGGTGCTTGCGCTTCTGCACCTGCCCTTTCTGGCCTTTTTGAGCCTTCTTACCACCGTGGCCGTGTGCCTTTTCTTCCGGGACCCGGACCGGCTCATCCCCACCGACCCCGGCGCACTGGTGGCCGCCGCCGACGGCAGGATAATATTTGCCGGCCTCGTGGACGAAAACCCCTTTCTGCCAGGACAGGTGCTGAAAATTTCCACCTTCATGTCCGTGGCCAACGTCCACGTCAACCGTTTTCCGGTCACCGCCACCGTGGAAAAGGTGGTCTACACCCCCGGCGACTACATGGTGGCCAGCCACCCCAAGGCCAGCCTGGAGAACGAGCACAACGCAGTATATCTCAAGGATGAAAACGGAAAAAGGCTCTGCGTGGTTCAGGTGGCGGGCCTGATCGCAAGAAGGATCCGCTCCAACGTGAAGCCGGGCGACAGGCTCCTTAGAGGCCAGCGCTTCGGGCTCATCTGTTTCGGAAGCCGCGTGGACCTCTATCTTCCGCCCGAAACCAGGCCCACGGTAAACGTCGGCGACGTGGTGAGGGGCGGAACATCCATTCTCGCAAAAATCTGA
- a CDS encoding universal stress protein produces MEATFKRILAPVDLSDVSPVMVPFIKSIAKKWDAEVHLLFVVRVLEHFTAMYVPDISITRLEQEMVQGAERKMEEFIQQHFKDIPVVKPKVVLGDASEEILNHVNREKIDLVILGTHGRKGLEKLFFGSVAEKVVKTSPVPVLSINPYRARKDQTAAKP; encoded by the coding sequence ATGGAAGCCACGTTCAAGAGGATATTGGCCCCGGTGGACCTTTCGGACGTTTCGCCCGTAATGGTGCCTTTCATCAAGAGCATAGCCAAAAAGTGGGACGCGGAGGTTCATCTTCTGTTCGTGGTTCGGGTTCTGGAGCATTTTACGGCCATGTACGTGCCCGACATCTCCATCACCCGCCTGGAGCAGGAGATGGTGCAGGGAGCGGAAAGAAAGATGGAGGAGTTCATCCAGCAGCATTTCAAGGACATCCCGGTGGTAAAACCCAAGGTGGTCCTGGGGGATGCCTCCGAAGAGATTCTGAACCACGTGAACCGGGAAAAGATCGACCTTGTGATCCTTGGCACCCACGGGCGCAAGGGCCTGGAAAAACTCTTTTTCGGCTCGGTGGCTGAAAAGGTCGTCAAGACCTCGCCCGTGCCTGTGCTTTCCATCAACCCGTACCGCGCGCGCAAGGATCAGACAGCCGCAAAACCGTGA